The following are encoded in a window of Dysidea avara chromosome 4, odDysAvar1.4, whole genome shotgun sequence genomic DNA:
- the LOC136252289 gene encoding protein NLRC3-like isoform X3: protein MQLQTKEDTTTTASLRAKGCIDKICTLKSVTKLNSIYEIFTPNTSDDRSPISILIEGQPGIGKTTLAKEICLQWANNKLLTSDKLLLLLMLRDPNVQNITTIEHLVEYTVPKGQVQLVLNHFHTTNGAGVTFIIDGFDELSNELRQTSFFRNLIEGDILPNARVVVTSRPFASACLHQLVDKRIEILGFEMSSREQYVEEALKNSLKLQELKRHLQLHPNIDAICYIPLSMAIIVFLCLLGCLPQTATEMFASFILHIVCRHLKRTAENKHIEQLPHLTQQALIKLEKVAFVGLVTDKLVFTVDDLPDICKDDPTCYGLLQSVECYSFGNIGTAASLFNFIHLGVQEYFAAKYVASLPEHEIDTLLHESFLVSHYCDNDHVSVRLSNMWIMYCGITGGQCKSLRCYLSLSMLPLSPVYSQQNHPISSQDVITNSNTEMTSEQICATSDQTVCNTLISQEILKNPVKVLYLFQCFQEAKNDMLCNILSKSFDNGKIDLSNSMILPYQMVSLGFYLSRSQRKWSSLILQECLYDYGLQLLHYYLCGLKNNKQEIVTIDLSSNDLTRVSSPLIGDFITHLQPHTLKLGDNNLTGLRDISTAVMKTNTVKIMSMDCNSLTEEEALSISEMMTCLEELDISYNCFGDNGAVILSDGIKASKTLRELIIRCNEIAATGATAIAKSLTQNTSLEVLNMDDNCVGPEGVNAIVHAIIENKTLNVLSLINNDLDQDEVKIIALAINNNTLKELYIDNNYAAATGAIAIADALKNNISLEVLDMRCNDIGDNGAIAIALAIKSNNTLKKLNIGYNSITLIGAMTIAECLAHNTSLEVLTMNGNSLGQKGGNRVAHAIIINKTLKVLSLISNYLSQDQVKIIALVINHNTLKELYIGHNRATATGAIAIANVLTHNTSLEVLDMRCNDIGQDGAIALAQAISSNKVLKKLYISDNNITAMGAMAIAECLTQNASLEILDIGNNTIRLDGTNEIARAIANNRTLKELYVGDNTLTATVNAPFVNYKTFEIPMKKLCSKLFGVDEKDVIQVDSYEVNEQYYATIIIRALHNNNSITTLRLSDILQGNGNVKRETEYINTMRSKYNIPELTVGVFLENINEFDDEYW from the coding sequence ATGCAGCTACAGACTAAAGAagacacaacaacaacagctaGCTTGCGTGCCAAGGGATGCATAGATAAAATATGTACACTAAAGTCAGTAACAAAATTGAACAGTATTTACGAAATCTTTACTCCTAACACTTCAGATGATCGAAGTCCAATAAGTATCCTAATAGAGGGTCAACCTGGAATTGGTAAGACAACACTGGctaaggagatttgtttgcagtggGCTAACAATAAACTGCTTACATCGGATAAACTGCTACTATTGCTGATGTTAAGGGACCCCAATGTACAGAATATTACCACTATTGAACACTTGGTAGAATATACTGTACCCAAAGGACAGGTGCAACTTGTTTTAAACCACTTTCACACCACTAATGGAGCTGGAGTGACCTTCATcattgatggatttgatgaatTGAGTAATGAACTACGCCAAACATCCTTCTTTAGGAACCTCATTGAGGGAGACATTTTACCTAATGCACGAGTAGTGGTGACATCGAGACCATTTGCTTCAGCTTGTCTCCATCAACTTGTAGACAAAAGAATAGAGATACTTGGGTTTGAAATGTCCAGCAGAGAGCAGTATGTTGAAGAAGCATTGAAAAATTCTCTTAAGTTGCAAGAGCTAAAGAGACATCTTCAGCTACATCCCAACATTGATGCTATATGTTACATACCATTAAGCATGGCAATCATAGTGTTCTTATGTTTACTAGGGTGCCTGCCACAAACTGCCACTGAAATGTTTGCAAGCTTTATCCTACACATAGTCTGTCGCCATCTCAAAAGAACAGCTGAAAATAAACATATTGAACAATTACCACATTTAACCCAACAAGCATTAATAAAACTGGAAAAAGTTGCATTTGTTGGTCTTGTAACCGATAAGCTAGTATTCACAGTGGACGACTTACCTGACATATGCAAGGATGACCCCACTTGTTATGGACTATTACAATCTGTTGAATGTTACTCTTTTGGTAATATCGGCACAGCAGCTTCATTATTCAACTTTATACATTTAGGAGTGCAGGAGTATTTTGCTGCTAAATATGTAGCTTCCTTACCAGAACATGAGATAGATACACTCCTCCATGaatcatttcttgtttcacatTACTGTGATAATGACCATGTAAGTGTCCGCCTCTCTAACATGTGGATAATGTATTGTGGCATAACTGGTGGTCAGTGTAAATCTTTAAGGTGCTATCTCAGCTTATCAATGTTACCATTATCTCCTGTATATAGCCAGCAAAATCATCCCATATCCAGCCAAGATGTAATCACTAACAGCAACACAGAGATGACTTCAGAACAAATATGTGCAACATCTGATCAGACAGTGTGCAACACTCTTATATCACAAGAGATCTTGAAGAACCCAGTGAAAGTTCTCTACTTGTTCCAGTGCTTCCAAGAGGCTAAGAATGACATGTTATGTAACATCTTGTCCAAATCATTTGATAATGGTAAGATTGACCTCAGTAATTCCATGATCCTCCCATACCAAATGGTGTCCCTAGGATTCTATCTATCAAGATCACAGAGAAAGTGGAGCTCACTAATTCTACAGGAGTGTTTATACGACTACGGCCTTCAATTACTGCACTATTATCTTTGTGGACTTAAAAATAATAAGCAGGAAATAGTAACAATTGATCTCAGCAGTAATGACCTTACCAGAGTATCATCACCTCTCATTGGTGACTTCATCACTCACCTTCAGCCACATACTCTGAAGTTAGGTGATAATAACCTTACTGGATTGAGGGACATTTCCACTGCTGTAATGAAGACCAACACAGTCAAAATAATGAGCATGGATTGTAATAGCCTCACAGAAGAAGAGGCATTATCAATATCTGAAATGATGACCTGCTTAGAAGAACTAGACATCAGTTATAACTGCTTTGGTGATAATGGGGCAGTAATACTCTCAGATGGTATAAAAGCAAGTAAAACGCTAAGAGAATTAATCATACGTTGTAATGAAATTGCAGCCACAGGAGCCACAGCAATTGCAAAGAGTTTAACACAGAACACCTCACTGGAGGTGTTGAACATGGATGACAATTGTGTAGGTCCTGAAGGAGTCAATGCAATCGTACATGCCATTATTGAGAACAAAACACTAAATGTACTAAGCCTCATAAACAATGACTTAGATCAGGATGAAGTTAAAATAATAGCTCTAGCTATTAATAACAATACTTTAAAGGAATTATACATTGATAACAATTACGCTGCAGCTACAGGTGCTATAGCAATTGCTGATGCTTTAAAAAACAACATCTCACTGGAGGTACTGGACATGAGATGTAATGATATTGGTGACAATGGAGCCATAGCAATTGCTCTGGCTATTAAAAGTAACAATACACTTAAAAAGTTAAATATCGGTTACAATAGCATCACGTTAATAGGAGCTATGACAATTGCAGAATGTCTAGCACACAACACCTCACTGGAAGTACTGACCATGAATGGCAATTCTTTAGGTCAAAAAGGAGGTAATAGAGTTGCCCATGCCATTATTATTAACAAAACTTTAAAAGTGTTAAGCCTCATAAGCAATTATTTAAGTCAAGATCAAGTTAAAATAATAGCTCTAGTTATTAATCACAATACTTTAAAGGAATTATACATTGGACACAATAGAGCTACTGCTACAGGAGCTATAGCGATTGCTAATGTTTTGACTCACAACACCTCACTGGAGGTTCTGGACATGAGATGCAATGACATTGGTCAAGATGGAGCCATAGCACTTGCACAAGCAATTTCCAGTAACAAGGTACTTAAGAAATTATACATTAGTGACAATAACATCACAGCCATGGGAGCTATGGCAATTGCAGAATGCCTAACACAAAATGCCTCACTGGAAATTCTAGACATAGGTAACAATACTATACGTCTAGATGGAACCAATGAAATTGCTCGAGCCATTGCTAATAATAGAACACTTAAAGAGTTGTACGTTGGTGACAATACACTTACAGCCACAGTAAATGCACCATTTGTAAACTATAAAACTTTTGAAATACCAATGAAGAAACTATGTAGCAAACTTTTTGGTGTTGATGAAAAAGATGTAATACAAGTTGATTCATATGAGGTAAATGAACAGtattatgccacaataataatTAGGGCCTTGCACAATAATAACTCCATCACTACTTTGAGACTTTCAGATATACTGCAAGGTAATGGTAATGTAAAAAGAGAAACTGAGTATATCAATACCATGAGGAGCAAATACAATATACCAGAGCTGACAGTTGGTGTATTCTTAGAAAACATCAATGAGTTTGATGATGAATACTGGTAA